In the Populus trichocarpa isolate Nisqually-1 chromosome 1, P.trichocarpa_v4.1, whole genome shotgun sequence genome, one interval contains:
- the LOC7459118 gene encoding cationic amino acid transporter 8, vacuolar: MTQILPSTETNQPLLYPHNNSNPTITSMDVQDSPRKSYWRCSKQDFFPEPSFKDLSSYRTALSQICPRLKDRLLSRSTETHELVTLRRESENPMQKCLTWWDLMWMSFGSVVGSGIFVITGQEARDNAGPAIVLSYALSGFSALLSVFCYTEFAVEIPVAGGSFSYLRVELGDFIAYLAAGNILLEAIIGAAGLGRSWSSYFASMINSKNPDFMRIKIDSFADGFNLLDPLAVVVLLVANSIAMSGTKRTSFLNWIASIATAFIIAFIIVVGFIHFKSSNLVPYFPKGAEGVFVSAAVVYWAYTGFDMVATMAEETKNPSRDIPIGLVGSMSIITVIYCLMAMALTGMVKYTEIDPNAAFSVAFAQIGMNWATYLVSICALKGMTTSLMVGSLGQGRYTTQIARSHMIPPWFARVHPKTGTPINATLLTTILSAIVAFFSSLDVLSSVFSICTLLIFMLLAVALLVRRYYVKDVTSKNDSVTFFVSLFTIVGSSIGVTALWNSGVRGWIGYVVASVIWCSGTLGISLLHKHRVPKVWGVPLVPWLPSLSIAMNVFLLGSLDYEAFLRFIICSAVMILYYLMIGVHATYDVAHQNPKETEAEEGR, from the coding sequence ATGACTCAAATTCTACCATCAACAGAAACAAACCAGCCATTGCTATATCCCCATAACAATTCGAACCCAACAATAACTTCAATGGATGTTCAAGACTCGCCAAGAAAGAGTTACTGGAGATGTAGCAAGCAAGATTTTTTCCCAGAACCATCCTTCAAAGATTTGTCCTCTTACAGGACAGCACTGTCTCAGATCTGCCCTCGTTTGAAAGACCGTCTTCTCTCTCGTTCTACTGAAACCCATGAGCTCGTTACTCTACGAAGAGAGAGTGAAAATCCTATGCAAAAATGTCTCACTTGGTGGGACCTCATGTGGATGAGCTTCGGCTCTGTTGTGGGCTCTGGTATCTTTGTTATTACAGGACAAGAAGCTCGTGATAATGCAGGTCCGGCTATTGTGCTTTCGTATGCACTTTCAGGGTTTTCTGCTTTGCTTTCTGTTTTTTGTTACACTGAGTTTGCTGTTGAGATTCCTGTTGCTGGAGGTTCTTTCTCTTATCTTCGCGTTGAGTTAGGTGATTTTATTGCATATCTTGCTGCTGGGAATATACTTTTAGAGGCAATTATTGGTGCTGCGGGGTTAGGGAGGTCTTGGTCTTCATATTTTGCAAGCATGATTAATTCTAAAAACCCTGACTTTATGAGAATTAAAATTGACTCTTTCGCTGATGGGTTTAATCTTTTAGATCCATTAGCAGTTGTAGTCCTCTTGGTGGCTAATTCTATAGCAATGAGTGGGACAAAAAGGACTTCTTTCTTGAATTGGATTGCCTCTATTGCTACTGCTTTTATCATTGCTTTTATTATTGTCGTTGGGTTTATTCATTTCAAGAGCTCAAATTTGGTACCCTATTTTCCGAAAGGGGCAGAGGGTGTTTTTGTATCTGCAGCTGTTGTGTATTGGGCCTACACTGGGTTTGATATGGTTGCTACTATGGCTGAAGAGACCAAGAACCCGTCAAGGGATATACCAATTGGCTTGGTTGGTTCAATGTCTATAATCACTGTGATTTATTGCTTGATGGCTATGGCATTGACAGGGATGGTCAAATATACAGAGATTGATCCAAATGCTGCGTTTTCGGTTGCTTTTGCTCAAATTGGCATGAATTGGGCTACGTATTTAGTGAGTATTTGTGCACTCAAGGGAATGACTACAAGCTTAATGGTTGGATCACTTGGACAAGGAAGATACACTACTCAAATAGCGAGATCCCATATGATTCCTCCTTGGTTTGCTCGGGTTCATCCCAAAACTGGAACACCTATCAATGCTACTCTTCTAACAACTATTCTTAGTGCTATTGTAGCATTTTTCTCCAGTTTGGATGTGTTATCGAGTGTATTTTCTATTTGTACGCTacttattttcatgttattgGCTGTTGCATTGCTTGTGAGGCGATATTATGTGAAAGATGTTACATCAAAGAATGATTCAGTTACATTTTTTGTGTCCCTGTTCACTATTGTTGGTTCTTCAATTGGAGTTACTGCACTTTGGAATTCAGGTGTGAGAGGGTGGATCGGATATGTGGTGGCTTCTGTTATTTGGTGTTCAGGTACTTTGGGGATCTCTTTGCTGCACAAGCACCGTGTTCCTAAAGTTTGGGGTGTTCCTCTTGTCCCATGGTTGCCGTCATTGTCAATTGCGATGAATGTGTTTCTACTTGGATCATTGGATTATGAAGCGTTCCTGAGGTTCATTATTTGCAGTGCAGTGATGATATTGTACTACCTGATGATTGGTGTCCATGCAACTTATGATGTGGCTCATCAGAACCCAAAAGAAACAGAGGCTGAAGAGGGTAGATGA